A portion of the Pseudopipra pipra isolate bDixPip1 chromosome 1, bDixPip1.hap1, whole genome shotgun sequence genome contains these proteins:
- the FBXL7 gene encoding F-box/LRR-repeat protein 7 isoform X1, whose protein sequence is MGANNGKQYGSEGKGSSSISSDVSSSTDHTPTKAQKNAATSEDSDLSMRTLSTPSPALIFPPNSPGFQNGRGSSTSSSSVTGETVAMVHSPPPTRLTHPLIRLASKHQKEQANIDRLPDHSMIQIFSFLPTNQLCRCARVCRRWYNLAWDPRLWRTIRLTGETINVDRALKVLTRRLCQDTPNVCLMLETVIVSGCRRLTDRGLYTIAQCCPELRRLEVSGCYNISNEAVFDVVSLCPNLEHLDVSGCSKVTCISLTREASIKLSPLHGKQISIRYLDMTDCFVLEDEGLHTIAAHCTQLTHLYLRRCVRITDEGLRYLMIYCTSIKELSVSDCRFVSDFGMREIAKLESRLRYLSIAHCGRITDVGIRYIAKYCSKLRYLNARGCEGITDHGVEYLAKNCTKLKSLDIGKCPLVSDTGLEFLALNCFNLKRLSLKSCESITGQGLQIVAANCFDLQMLNVQDCDVSVDALRFVKRHCKRCIIEHTNPAFF, encoded by the exons ATTCCGACCTGAGCATGCGGACACTCAGTACACCCAGTCCAGCATTAATATTTCCACCAAATTCCCCTGGTTTCCAAAATGGCAGAGGTTCGTCTACATCTTCGTCCTCAGTCACTGGGGAAACTGTTGCCATGGTCCACTCACCACCTCCAACCCGCCTCACGCATCCTCTCATCCGGCTGGCATCCAAGCACCAGAAGGAACAGGCCAACATAGACCGGCTGCCCGACCACTCCATGATCCAGATATTCTCCTTCCTGCCCACCAACCAGCTGTGCCGCTGTGCCCGTGTGTGCCGCCGCTGGTACAACCTTGCCTGGGACCCGCGGCTTTGGAGGACTATTCGCCTCACTGGCGAGACAATCAACGTAGACAGGGCTCTTAAAGTGCTGACCCGGAGGCTTTGTCAGGATACTCCCAACGTATGTCTCATGTTGGAGACAGTAATTGTTAGTGGCTGCAGGCGGCTCACAGACAGAGGACTCTACACCATTGCCCAGTGCTGTCCAGAActgaggaggctggaggtgTCTGGATGTTACAACATCTCCAATGAGGCAGTCTTTGATGTCGTGTCACTGTGCCCAAACCTGGAACACCTTGATGTGTCAG GCTGTTCCAAAGTAACATGCATCAGTTTGACGCGTGAAGCCTCCATCAAGCTGTCTCCCTTACACGGGAAACAAATCTCTATTCGCTACTTGGACATGACAGACTGCTTTGTCCTGGAGGACGAAGGACTGCACACCATTGCCGCCCACTGCACTCAGCTGACCCACCTGTACCTGCGCCGCTGCGTCCGCATCACCGACGAGGGTCTCCGTTACCTGATGATTTACTGCACGTCCATTAAGGAACTGAGTGTGAGCGACTGTCGCTTCGTCAGTGACTTCGGCATGCGGGAGATTGCCAAGCTGGAGTCACGTCTCCGATACCTTAGCATCGCTCACTGCGGCCGGATCACGGACGTGGGCATCCGTTACATAGCCAAATACTGCAGCAAGCTGCGCTACCTCAACGCGCGGGGCTGCGAGGGCATCACGGACCACGGCGTGGAGTACCTCGCCAAAAATTGCACAAAACTCAAATCGCTAGATATTGGCAAGTGCCCTCTGGTCTCAGACACCGGCCTGGAGTTTCTAGCCCTCAACTGCTTTAACCTGAAGCGCCTGAGCCTGAAATCTTGTGAGAGCATCACTGGGCAGGGCCTGCAGATTGTAGCTGCCAACTGTTTTGACCTGCAGATGTTGAATGTGCAGGACTGCGATGTCTCTGTTGATGCTCTGCGATTTGTTAAACGACATTGCAAGCGCTGTATTATAGAGCACACCAACCCTGCTTTCTTCTGA
- the FBXL7 gene encoding F-box/LRR-repeat protein 7 isoform X2 has product MRTLSTPSPALIFPPNSPGFQNGRGSSTSSSSVTGETVAMVHSPPPTRLTHPLIRLASKHQKEQANIDRLPDHSMIQIFSFLPTNQLCRCARVCRRWYNLAWDPRLWRTIRLTGETINVDRALKVLTRRLCQDTPNVCLMLETVIVSGCRRLTDRGLYTIAQCCPELRRLEVSGCYNISNEAVFDVVSLCPNLEHLDVSGCSKVTCISLTREASIKLSPLHGKQISIRYLDMTDCFVLEDEGLHTIAAHCTQLTHLYLRRCVRITDEGLRYLMIYCTSIKELSVSDCRFVSDFGMREIAKLESRLRYLSIAHCGRITDVGIRYIAKYCSKLRYLNARGCEGITDHGVEYLAKNCTKLKSLDIGKCPLVSDTGLEFLALNCFNLKRLSLKSCESITGQGLQIVAANCFDLQMLNVQDCDVSVDALRFVKRHCKRCIIEHTNPAFF; this is encoded by the exons ATGCGGACACTCAGTACACCCAGTCCAGCATTAATATTTCCACCAAATTCCCCTGGTTTCCAAAATGGCAGAGGTTCGTCTACATCTTCGTCCTCAGTCACTGGGGAAACTGTTGCCATGGTCCACTCACCACCTCCAACCCGCCTCACGCATCCTCTCATCCGGCTGGCATCCAAGCACCAGAAGGAACAGGCCAACATAGACCGGCTGCCCGACCACTCCATGATCCAGATATTCTCCTTCCTGCCCACCAACCAGCTGTGCCGCTGTGCCCGTGTGTGCCGCCGCTGGTACAACCTTGCCTGGGACCCGCGGCTTTGGAGGACTATTCGCCTCACTGGCGAGACAATCAACGTAGACAGGGCTCTTAAAGTGCTGACCCGGAGGCTTTGTCAGGATACTCCCAACGTATGTCTCATGTTGGAGACAGTAATTGTTAGTGGCTGCAGGCGGCTCACAGACAGAGGACTCTACACCATTGCCCAGTGCTGTCCAGAActgaggaggctggaggtgTCTGGATGTTACAACATCTCCAATGAGGCAGTCTTTGATGTCGTGTCACTGTGCCCAAACCTGGAACACCTTGATGTGTCAG GCTGTTCCAAAGTAACATGCATCAGTTTGACGCGTGAAGCCTCCATCAAGCTGTCTCCCTTACACGGGAAACAAATCTCTATTCGCTACTTGGACATGACAGACTGCTTTGTCCTGGAGGACGAAGGACTGCACACCATTGCCGCCCACTGCACTCAGCTGACCCACCTGTACCTGCGCCGCTGCGTCCGCATCACCGACGAGGGTCTCCGTTACCTGATGATTTACTGCACGTCCATTAAGGAACTGAGTGTGAGCGACTGTCGCTTCGTCAGTGACTTCGGCATGCGGGAGATTGCCAAGCTGGAGTCACGTCTCCGATACCTTAGCATCGCTCACTGCGGCCGGATCACGGACGTGGGCATCCGTTACATAGCCAAATACTGCAGCAAGCTGCGCTACCTCAACGCGCGGGGCTGCGAGGGCATCACGGACCACGGCGTGGAGTACCTCGCCAAAAATTGCACAAAACTCAAATCGCTAGATATTGGCAAGTGCCCTCTGGTCTCAGACACCGGCCTGGAGTTTCTAGCCCTCAACTGCTTTAACCTGAAGCGCCTGAGCCTGAAATCTTGTGAGAGCATCACTGGGCAGGGCCTGCAGATTGTAGCTGCCAACTGTTTTGACCTGCAGATGTTGAATGTGCAGGACTGCGATGTCTCTGTTGATGCTCTGCGATTTGTTAAACGACATTGCAAGCGCTGTATTATAGAGCACACCAACCCTGCTTTCTTCTGA